The genomic stretch GCATCATCTCCGAACGAGGGCGCGTGGAATTGGTTCAATTGATTCATTGCAGCAGTTCCCAATCTTTTTATTTCCAAATTTACAATAATTTTTGAATTTCTGATGACGCGCGGCTTtttcagtgtgaccgcggatttaacGATAAAAACTATATACGGCCAGACACTCAGAAATATACGGAAAATACGTCACagtttaaaatataccgtaaatatacggTGAAAAGGTATGTGataaaaaattttgatttgattgataAAAAATGTTGATCCTACGCAACATTTGCTGGCTGCAGCGACGCTGGAAAAGTGGAGGGAAGAAGCGATGGAATGTCCTGcagaacaagaaaaacaactGCGACCGGGCCTTAGAAAGCTTCGATGACTTCTACGGCTCTGTGTACGGCGGACGGTGGAAGAACATGCGAGCCGCGTTGCTCACGAGGCACAAGTACATTGCTATGGTGAACAATTTCGGGGACACGGAACAGACCTGCAGCATGCTGGAAACGGATGGGGCCATCAACATGAAGTCCCTCATCAATTTGGCTCAGGAACGTCTTCAGGGGACAGACCCGGCGCTgaagggccagggccagaatCGTTACGAAATAGACGACAAACTTGATGCTTTGCTGAGAAAGCAACAGGAACGCGAGGTGGCGTCGATTTATCCCAGCGCTGGAGAGGGTGGCGCGGCTGTTCAGATGCCACAACAACTGAAGTACGACAATGTCGAGGAAAAGGAGGAGTCACAAACAGAGTCGCCGGACTTTAAGCAGAGCCTGACAAAAGCGCTGGAGGAAGATGTTAAACTGGATGAGCACCGCCTAGTCGATCCTCAGTTCGGCACCGGCGGcctgtacgagtatatgcctGCGCACAGCATCAAGGGAATGGAGGACTGGGTGGCAGAGTCGGAGCACTACAAATACTATCAGACCAGTGCGGACTTTCCCCTCAGGATAGAGCCGGAAACTTCGTTTCACTTTCCCGAACACTTGGCCCTTTACACCTACGAGATGGGAAACTGCTCGGACTTCAAGGCCCCGAAGAAATGCCTCACGGGCGTCTCCTCTCATTTCCTGATGGATGGCGCCTCCACCCTGCCCCCACTCTTCCTGCAGGTGCAGCCCGGCGAAAAGGTGTTAGATGCCTGTGCCTCGCCGGGTGGCAAGtccctgttgctgctgcagacaCTGCATCTGGACCAACTGGTGTGCAACGATATCCAGGAGTCGCGACTGAACAGACTGCGCCGACTCATGCAGGAGTTCCTGTTTGACTACAAGCAGCGGTCGGCAGCAAGGCATCTGATCTTCAGCCAGAGTGATGCACGCAATCTAGACGAGTACGAGCAGTACGACAAAATACTGGTGGATGTGCCCTGCACCACCGATCGACATGTGGTCATGGAGCAGGACAACAACATCTTCAAGCCGTCGCGTATTAAGGAGCGACTGCGCATACCCGAGCTCCAGGCGGGCATTTTGACAAACTGTTTGCGCCTGCTTCGACCCGGCGGCAGCCTCGTCTACTCCACCTGCTCGCTATCTCCCATTCAAAACGATGGCGTGGTCCACATGGCCCTGCAGAAGGTCTTCGTCGAACATGGCATCACTGCCACCATCAAAGATCTGAGCCGACACACGGAGCTCTTTTCGGATATTTTCAAGTTTGAGCATCCCAAGGGTCTCAAATATGGACAAATGGTGATACCCTATCTGCCAGCAAACTTTGGCCCAATGTATTTTAGTAAAATTACAAGAAATGtatgaaaatgtattttccTGAATAGAAACTGAGGCGTAAATGGAACGAGTTTTCATCTTTGAATGCGATGGGATTTGAGTTATAAAATATGAAGGAGCATCGAATTCCTTTGCAACCCAATCCTAATGTATATTTACCGTGGTGGCAGCTACATTTGtttatccttttttttctttttgccctTTACAGGCAGTGGCCCCGGAGTTTTGAAAATTGTGCTTTAAAGATAAAAATATGACTTGTACCATAAATCAGGAAAAAAAAGCCAGTCATACTCACTGGCATGTGGTGCAAATGGGGCTATATTTGCAGAACACAGATAGGCAAACGGAACAGACGTAGCCAATGTCGATGAGCTCTCGATGGCAGAAGCAGGAGGCGCGATAGTCAACCTTTGGCGGTGGCGGTAATACCAATTTGTGACGCATCTGCGGTGCCGGCAGAAACACCCACAGTAGATACTGAAGCAGGCCATCCAATTGGGTGACCTTTAGGAACTGGCCCGTGGTGATATCACAGCCTTGCTGCAGCAGGCTTAGGGTTTTATCCAAAGCGCAGGTGTCAATTGTAATGCCAAGCTTTTGTGCGGTAAAGAAGACATTCATAAACGTCATGTATTGGGAGGAGCACTCATTGCTGCCCGTCAGCACCAGGATGCGAGAGTGCATCTTTACGCCGGCGGCCACATTCCGTTGCAACTGAAATTAAACCAAATTCGGATTGGATTAGTTGTCTTTAAAGCTCAGATCTACTCACTCTTGATATGTAGCAAAGGGCCATGGCCATACTGCCAGCCAGCAGGCTCTCACAGGGTGAACCAAGGCGAGGCGCATTCATCAGAATGCTGCCCAGCTGCTGCTTCACCGTCTTCTCCACCAAGCTAAAGGCCTCGTACTGGCCGTCGATCTGGCGAAGTTCCACCTGACGCCTTGGCTGTGGGTAGAGGAAATTTCTGCCAGAGAAAAACTTGGTCAATAGCAAGTTTGGACTAAACTAAACTCCGCTTACGTTGCGTGATGGGCGCAGGATATGACCGCCAATTTGTTCTGAGCCTTTTGCATGAGATGCGCATTGCCAAAAGCGATCACCGCCTCCAGTATCTGTGTAAGGTTCTGCGGGTTCTGGCGGACAATGTGCTGAGATGGGTTCGTGTCCAGCACGATGACCAACAGGTCAATACCGGACTCGGCTGTAAGAGATCCATAAAATACGagatatttaatttatttcaagaACGTACTCTCGGTGCTTGCAGCTTGCTCCGGCTCCATCGATAGTTGTGACGCGATTGGTACTATCGCGATTCGCACTTCAAGAGCAATTTAGTCGACCTGGTCACACTGCTGTTTCACCAAATCTCTGGGCGTTTCACCACAATTTTAGGGAAAAACAAAGGATACGATGCTCGTTCTGGTACTCGGGGATCTGCACATCCCGCATCGCTGCAGCAGCCTGCCGTACAAGTTCAAGAAACTCCTGGTACCGGGACGGATCCACCACATACTGGCCACCGGCAACATCTGCACAAAAGAGTCCTACGACTATCTGAAGTCGCTGGCCAACGATGTGCATATAGTACGCGGTGACTTTGACGAGAATCTCAGCTATCCGGAGCAGAAGGTGGTGACGGTGGGCCAATTCCGTATCGGCCTCTGCCATGGCCATCAGGTGGTGCCGCGGGGAGATCCAGAGGCCCTGGCGCTGATTCAACGTCAGCTGGATGTGGACATACTGATAACGGGGCACACGTACAAGTTCGAGGCGTACGAGCACGGCAATAAGTTCTACATCAATCCAGGCTCGGCAACGGGAGCCTTCAATCCGCTGGACACTAATGTAGTGCCCTCATTCGTGCTGATGGACATCCAGAGCACGACGGTGGTGACCTACGTCTATCAGCTGATTGGCGACGAGGTCAAAGTGGAGCGAATCGAGTACAAGAAGATATAGTGTCCAAGTATTACCAGCCATTCCTCCAGATCCAGGCTTTAATAAAACAATTGTAATTGTATATGTAGAAATAAAACGCTttcttttctccttttttatttgataaaaaatgtttaaattgtatttaaatagAATATAAAAAGAGTTTTTCTGACGATCAAATGAAGAGTCTGCTTAAAAGGTTCGAATCTCGTGCTTAGTTTCGTTACACACTCATACTCTCGATATATAAATACattgggttcggttcggttcatcGCTTTTCCATTGACataaacatatataaatactTTACTTTCATTAGGCCATTTCAAGTACCATGATAGCAATGTTTGGCACCGATTTCTGTACGAAAGGGTTTGATCTTAAAATTTCTGAATTACGAAAACTTTTGCGCTTAATATTAAATACACATATGATTGCCATGTGGTCTGGCCAATGCTGTTGATAATAGCTGGAAAAGCAACTGATGGACCCTAGCAGATTACCACATTAGCCGAGGCTGTCCACGCACACAGTCTTGAGGGTCTTGCCAGCAATGGTGGTCTTATACTGCTCCGGTACAGCCAACTCGGTCtgaaaaatgcacaaaataatataatttactTCTATTTTCAAGTGATTCGGATTCTTTTTAGACTTACATAGTCGCCGCTATCATCGGGCAAGAGAATGTTCATCTCGGAAGACTTGGAGCTCACAATCTCCACGCCCAACGAATCCTTGGACAGATACATTTGGCAGCCGTCGCTCTTGTCGATGGAAATCGTCGGCACAAACCCGAGCACCTGCATCTGGACGCTCTGGCAGTTGACAAACTCCACGGATGCCACCACCGAGTCGAACAGCAGCGAGCACTTCTTGCACGAATCAAGCACGATGTTGTTCACCTTGCCCTTGACCGTCAGCGTGGAGCCCTCGCAGCGGAACACGTACACAACGTTGTTCATCTCGGCGTTGTCCACCAGCAGGCCGCTGTTGCTCTTCTGGTACTCGATCAGCCACTTCTTGCCATCGCGTGTGAAGACAGGGGCCTTGGTGGCAGCGGGAGCTGAGGGAGCAGCCGACGAGCCAGACTGGGCTGGCGTCTTGAACGGTGCCGGTCCAGTGCGCAGTGAGGGATTCTTGTGGGTCTGCATATCCCCAGTGACCTTCTTCAGGTCTGTTCAGTGGCGAGCCGAAAGAAAAAGATTGATTAACAATCCTAAAAGACTGGACAACTCGTACTCACTCTTGGTGATGTCAGCGCCCTGATTGATTTGAGCGAACAGTGCATTGCGTTCATCGCCGCCGCTGTCGAGCTTCAGAGCACTCAAGTCCAATggaggcggtggtggcggcagACCGCCgggtggtggcggtgggggggcTCCGCCGGACGGGGCGGCTCCCTTGCCGGACCACACTAGACCCGTGGTGTGGTACTGCTTGATGTAGGCCTGCAGTTCGGTGAGCGTCTGTACCCAGGAGCGGGCCCACTCCACATGCGTGCTGTCCTTCTCCTTCCACTCCTTCAGTACACGATTCGTGTAGAATTGGCCGGCGTCGTTCATCTCCTTCACATACGGCCCGGGAGTCTTCTCGACGCACACCCAGCCGAGAGCGGGAATGCTCTCGCTAATGGCGGACAGATGATTGAAAAACGGGGACGTACGATGTTTCTCCCGATAGTCCTGAATGGCGCTGATCTGCGTCGACGTTGGCTTCAACAGTTCCGCTTGCTTTGGCTGCGCCGGCTGGGCAATCTGCGTGGCCAGAGTCACATACTGCTGTTGGAGGCTGTTACACAGACAACGAATTGAGCATAAATCGAGATGACTCATTTTGTTGACTCACCCAAAGGCGCTCCTCACGAGATCGGCATGCTGGGCCACATCGCCTCCAATTTTAGCGGACAAAGTCAGGTATTTGCTCAGCGGGCCCGCAACGATGTCCTCGAATCCGGCGACACTCATGCTGCTGTTTGGCGGTGGAGGTGCTTCGGCTTGAAAGTCTTCTGGGGGAGCTTCTTCAGCTTCTGGTAGTGGGGGTGGTGGCGGGGGCAATTCAATCGATtccggctggggctggggctgcggctgcggctgtggcgcGATCAATGTACGCTCCAAGCGATCAACTAGAGTCTCCAAGCGTTCGCAAATGCTCTCCAAATGTCCGACAGCAGCCGATGGCTTAGCGTCTGGCTCGTTTTCTGATTAGAAGGGAAGAATTCTTTTGTAATGACAAACTATACCATTTCTTTCTCTTTAATCAAAAGTAGTGCCTTAAGAACATTGAACTCTATACGTATAATATTCACACAGAGAAAAGAAAGTGATGGAGTCCGTTCCCCCAATAAATCGTGCACACACAACAAATCGCTATCGAAAACATTACGGTACAAATCAAAAGTCATCGAGAAACGTCTCTGAGAATGAGTGATCGCTGgaatgatgaagatgatgatgcaGGACTACAACAGAAAAAGTCCATGAGCTGTGCACTTAATAAACATCAATTAGGAAATGTAATAAATCAAAGTGTCGGCCAACAAGTTCAAAGTGAGAAggaacaagaaagaaagaccAACTTCGGATACCGAAGCTTTCGGATACccttgcagaaaaaaaacgtCGGATTTCGGTTGGATTTGGGAGAGCTGTTGAAGGATAATACCCTAATTTTTTGCTCCAATATTGGCGGAGTACAGACAGACATTATGGACCCTGAAACCATTTTATATCTTTTCTGagtaatataatataatatcccctgcaagggtataaaaatcaaagATCGACAATGTCACATGCAAACACTaggcaaacagcaaacagacaAAACAGAACGAAAGaacaagagagaaagagaacaaGAGTTATAAAACCGATATTCAAAGTTACTTGACCGGGATTTAAGTTTAATTCTAGGATATATGCTGATATAAGCGGTTTATCATCGAAAATGAAGGAAAACCTTTAACCGATTTCGCACAAATCGCAAATCGCATGTGATCCGTAAATTAATCCAACCGAGTCAAGTAATTTCGGTTACAGCTGAGCCAAAGAACAGAACGAAGCTATCATCATACCCCGCACGGCCACGCTGTGCTCGACGGCCGCGTGGGCGGCCCGCAGGAGCTCCGTGTACAGGCGTTGgcgcttcagctccagctcatCGCGTCCCACTGGAGTGACCGGCGGCTCGATGCAGCCCCTAGATGCATGGAAGGAGGAGATCAGAGGACAACAGAGTGTATAGTGAAACAGTCGAAACGGAATCGCAGAGAACGCGTATGGGCTAACTAAACAAGGATTGAACAACAAGCATACATCTCATTGAGGCGCTCGTCTTCGAACCAGACGGGCAGGCCGTGGGCAAAGGCGAGCGTTTCCGACACCAGATCCCCCTCGATATACGGCGCACACATGCTCTCACGCTTGGGCGGCGGCAACGAGTCGGAGAACACCTCATCGTCGTCGGCCAGCGAGccgttgttgttattgtgatTGGCCAACATGAGCGGTGGCAGCGGCTCCGGCTCAATGATCTCCGCCCGGTTGCTTATGTTCACCTTCTTCTTGATGGATTGGTGTGTGGAATTGTGGCGCGACAGGCAGCTCTTTGTGGGCGGTGGCTGAGGTGGCGGCGTCGTCGGTGTGACCGTCGCCACAACCacatcatcctcatcctccgcACCGGCGCTGGTCATTGATGCGGGTGGGGCCGTAGATGTCGACGAGTGCGTTGAGCGGACCGAAAGTTGCAGAATGGGCGATGGTGGAGATGGACTAGCTGCTTCTTTTTCTGTGGATGCTGGTGCAGCTATATCGTCTACAATGACTGTGAAAACGTTGCTCAAGATTACTCCACAAGAAGATTAAGTTGTGCAAGCGAATATCAAGGAATTAAGCCGATATACAAACATATTACATCGTTTCATAAATGGATATTTCCTGGCTGTAATGCGATGCGATAACTGCAAACATTTATCGCCTTTAAATTGTAATTATAATCTATTTTTATAGTTTATATCGGGTCTGGTGATACATCCACATagtgtacgtacatacatatactttgATTGATGTTCATGTCTGAAAAGTCATTATCAGGTAATGAATCGGCACTATTCCTCGATATTCTTTATATGCACATAGAAACAAGAGAAAGTACAACTAAAAACAGCATAAAGTGGTTCAAaatcaaaaggaaaataaatgaaCGAGAACGAAGctctgggctgggctgggctggtcAGCCGCAGTGATTTAGAGCCCATGTCCAGGCCGCGGAGGTCTCTGAACCCTGTGCAGTACACAAAAGCCGTGCGTGTGATTACTTTGTAGTGCTTCAAAGagcacacagaggcagagcagcggTTTTTctcgagagacagagagaggtaGAGTAGATAGAGTTGTGTATACTTAGGGAATAAGTTAATACCAGTATCGGATTTGGCAATTTCATCGTTCGGCTGAGGGTCTGTTTGATGGGCGACAGTATCGTTCGCCTCCTTGGCCAACTCAGAGACTGGCTCTAGCTTTGGCTCCGCCTCGGTTTCACTTTCAAGCTTGGCTGCAGTGCCATTCAGCTGGGGTGGCTCCTCCTTTTCGTTCGTTGTGTTAGGTGACACCGGCAATTCCACTTCGGCCACTTCCACCTCCTCATTCTCTTCTTCGGCCTTACTGCCCTTGTCCTTTTTGCTTACTTTGCTGTTGGCACGACAGCATGAGAACATTTTGCGGCCGTTGGTTGGGTGGTCTTCACTTTAAAGACGAACGTTGAAGCACATTATGTAATTTCCGTTTTACTTTTTATCTCATGCTCagacacacggacacggcACAGCGGTCGTCACACAACATCGGCattagcagcagcatcggcggtggcggtggcagcagccaTACAAATTGTTAGACAGGCAACGACAAAAGCCGCAAAGGAAAGAACACAGAAATGGAAACCAAaaagcagccaggcagccacccagccactCCTTTCTTGTTATAAATGAAGTCCGTCTTTCTGTCGCTCGACCTCAACCGACTCCACCCGACACTTCTTGAGGTGAGAGATTAACAGATTAAGCACACACTATTCACAGGTTTGTCCAATAAAAAATGTCCTGGATCCTGTTCCGGGCTCCAAGTGGGTCAAGTGACGACTGCGGGGCTGAGtgacacacaaatacacacatacagtCACAGTTACGGCACACCCATACGGCGGAACACACCCTAAAAGGAGCACACGCGCACGCACAGGACCAAGATGAATTTATACAAGGTGAGGCATGCCCAGAGAGCGCTCTTACGATGGTCAAACATTTGGTCTCGTCTCAGTGGGTGGCAGCCGCATATACAACACACAAAGCCATAGAGAGAGCGGCACCCTCTTATTAATACACTGTGCACAGGACGAGCCCAGCCTGTGCTGTTAACCAAATTATGTTTAGCTCATATAAGCAGCGATTTCAGTTCAAGCTTCAGATATTAGTGCATTTTCTCCTATTTTGGCCTGGCACTGGAGACTTGACCAATACGGGCAAGCAACTGGATGGCAATGAAAATGCTGGTTTAATATTCACTTTCGGCATAGATGATTTTGCTTACGCTGAAAAGATGCACATTGACTTGACCAGCAGAGAAAGCTTACATTAAAGGCTCCCCTCAGCGTGCAATCAAGAGAGTCagacaaaaagagagaaacagggagagagagagagcctcgACAGCTGCGCAATGAGTTTATTGCACCGGcaagtggttttttttttttttttgcttagcATCTTAACTGGCTTAAAACAAATGGCTAGCAATTAGAGTGGGGAATCCGAATCCGTATACGAGAGCGGGGCAACTTTCGCCCGACTATACTAGTtcttgttgcttctgctgttgctgttactgttgctgGGGCAGATGCGTTTATAAACTAGAATCCCAAACAGATTAAATGTCTGCAGCAGATGCACCGTTATCCCACGTATGCGTGCATTAAagtctgtgtgtatgtgttggATGCACTATCTCAAATTACTGCTAATTGGAAAATAAAACCTGCCGCCTTATAAGGCCACATTAAGAGACATATGTACAATCAGCCAGCAATATGCACAGCTTGTAATCTCGGCACCCGTTTTTAGTTTGAAACTTTTCTGATAGCACGGCCATCTTTTGAGTCATCAGCCAGCCGATGGTTGGGTTTGGGCTTGCGTTAACTATTGAATTGGGGAAACGACtctttatgtgtgtgtgtgtgcgtgagtcaCAGAACAGCTGAGTAGTCATAGTCGAGTGGTTAAAATGCACCAGAACAATCCACGAATGaattaatttgcatacaatgtacatacatttgtatctgcgCAATTGTAGTTAAGTAAAATGGAATTGGATATGAAATCatcattaaaaatacaccGAAAAACGCGCAAAAAAGCATATCTACACACCCTCACAAGTACA from Drosophila pseudoobscura strain MV-25-SWS-2005 chromosome 4, UCI_Dpse_MV25, whole genome shotgun sequence encodes the following:
- the l(2)10685 gene encoding 5-methylcytosine rRNA methyltransferase NSUN4 isoform X1; translation: MLILRNICWLQRRWKSGGKKRWNVLQNKKNNCDRALESFDDFYGSVYGGRWKNMRAALLTRHKYIAMVNNFGDTEQTCSMLETDGAINMKSLINLAQERLQGTDPALKGQGQNRYEIDDKLDALLRKQQEREVASIYPSAGEGGAAVQMPQQLKYDNVEEKEESQTESPDFKQSLTKALEEDVKLDEHRLVDPQFGTGGLYEYMPAHSIKGMEDWVAESEHYKYYQTSADFPLRIEPETSFHFPEHLALYTYEMGNCSDFKAPKKCLTGVSSHFLMDGASTLPPLFLQVQPGEKVLDACASPGGKSLLLLQTLHLDQLVCNDIQESRLNRLRRLMQEFLFDYKQRSAARHLIFSQSDARNLDEYEQYDKILVDVPCTTDRHVVMEQDNNIFKPSRIKERLRIPELQAGILTNCLRLLRPGGSLVYSTCSLSPIQNDGVVHMALQKVFVEHGITATIKDLSRHTELFSDIFKFEHPKGLKYGQMVIPYLPANFGPMYFSKITRNV
- the l(2)10685 gene encoding 5-methylcytosine rRNA methyltransferase NSUN4 isoform X2 is translated as MRAALLTRHKYIAMVNNFGDTEQTCSMLETDGAINMKSLINLAQERLQGTDPALKGQGQNRYEIDDKLDALLRKQQEREVASIYPSAGEGGAAVQMPQQLKYDNVEEKEESQTESPDFKQSLTKALEEDVKLDEHRLVDPQFGTGGLYEYMPAHSIKGMEDWVAESEHYKYYQTSADFPLRIEPETSFHFPEHLALYTYEMGNCSDFKAPKKCLTGVSSHFLMDGASTLPPLFLQVQPGEKVLDACASPGGKSLLLLQTLHLDQLVCNDIQESRLNRLRRLMQEFLFDYKQRSAARHLIFSQSDARNLDEYEQYDKILVDVPCTTDRHVVMEQDNNIFKPSRIKERLRIPELQAGILTNCLRLLRPGGSLVYSTCSLSPIQNDGVVHMALQKVFVEHGITATIKDLSRHTELFSDIFKFEHPKGLKYGQMVIPYLPANFGPMYFSKITRNV
- the Tfb4 gene encoding general transcription factor IIH subunit 3, whose product is MEPEQAASTETESGIDLLVIVLDTNPSQHIVRQNPQNLTQILEAVIAFGNAHLMQKAQNKLAVISCAHHATNFLYPQPRRQVELRQIDGQYEAFSLVEKTVKQQLGSILMNAPRLGSPCESLLAGSMAMALCYISRLQRNVAAGVKMHSRILVLTGSNECSSQYMTFMNVFFTAQKLGITIDTCALDKTLSLLQQGCDITTGQFLKVTQLDGLLQYLLWVFLPAPQMRHKLVLPPPPKVDYRASCFCHRELIDIGYVCSVCLSVFCKYSPICTTCHTIFKTPGPLPVKGKKKKKDKQM
- the Vps29 gene encoding vacuolar protein sorting-associated protein 29, whose product is MLVLVLGDLHIPHRCSSLPYKFKKLLVPGRIHHILATGNICTKESYDYLKSLANDVHIVRGDFDENLSYPEQKVVTVGQFRIGLCHGHQVVPRGDPEALALIQRQLDVDILITGHTYKFEAYEHGNKFYINPGSATGAFNPLDTNVVPSFVLMDIQSTTVVTYVYQLIGDEVKVERIEYKKI
- the capt gene encoding adenylyl cyclase-associated protein 1 isoform X1 yields the protein MFSCCRANSKVSKKDKGSKAEEENEEVEVAEVELPVSPNTTNEKEEPPQLNGTAAKLESETEAEPKLEPVSELAKEANDTVAHQTDPQPNDEIAKSDTVIVDDIAAPASTEKEAASPSPPSPILQLSVRSTHSSTSTAPPASMTSAGAEDEDDVVVATVTPTTPPPQPPPTKSCLSRHNSTHQSIKKKVNISNRAEIIEPEPLPPLMLANHNNNNGSLADDDEVFSDSLPPPKRESMCAPYIEGDLVSETLAFAHGLPVWFEDERLNEMGCIEPPVTPVGRDELELKRQRLYTELLRAAHAAVEHSVAVRENEPDAKPSAAVGHLESICERLETLVDRLERTLIAPQPQPQPQPQPESIELPPPPPPLPEAEEAPPEDFQAEAPPPPNSSMSVAGFEDIVAGPLSKYLTLSAKIGGDVAQHADLVRSAFGLQQQYVTLATQIAQPAQPKQAELLKPTSTQISAIQDYREKHRTSPFFNHLSAISESIPALGWVCVEKTPGPYVKEMNDAGQFYTNRVLKEWKEKDSTHVEWARSWVQTLTELQAYIKQYHTTGLVWSGKGAAPSGGAPPPPPPGGLPPPPPPLDLSALKLDSGGDERNALFAQINQGADITKNLKKVTGDMQTHKNPSLRTGPAPFKTPAQSGSSAAPSAPAATKAPVFTRDGKKWLIEYQKSNSGLLVDNAEMNNVVYVFRCEGSTLTVKGKVNNIVLDSCKKCSLLFDSVVASVEFVNCQSVQMQVLGFVPTISIDKSDGCQMYLSKDSLGVEIVSSKSSEMNILLPDDSGDYTELAVPEQYKTTIAGKTLKTVCVDSLG
- the capt gene encoding adenylyl cyclase-associated protein 1 isoform X2; its protein translation is MSVAGFEDIVAGPLSKYLTLSAKIGGDVAQHADLVRSAFGLQQQYVTLATQIAQPAQPKQAELLKPTSTQISAIQDYREKHRTSPFFNHLSAISESIPALGWVCVEKTPGPYVKEMNDAGQFYTNRVLKEWKEKDSTHVEWARSWVQTLTELQAYIKQYHTTGLVWSGKGAAPSGGAPPPPPPGGLPPPPPPLDLSALKLDSGGDERNALFAQINQGADITKNLKKVTGDMQTHKNPSLRTGPAPFKTPAQSGSSAAPSAPAATKAPVFTRDGKKWLIEYQKSNSGLLVDNAEMNNVVYVFRCEGSTLTVKGKVNNIVLDSCKKCSLLFDSVVASVEFVNCQSVQMQVLGFVPTISIDKSDGCQMYLSKDSLGVEIVSSKSSEMNILLPDDSGDYTELAVPEQYKTTIAGKTLKTVCVDSLG